The proteins below are encoded in one region of Candidatus Flexicrinis proximus:
- the rpmE gene encoding 50S ribosomal protein L31 — translation MKADIHPKWYSSANVVCACGNTWTTGATIPEIRTDICSACHPFYTGEQRIVDTEGQIDRFLKKLQVRTNRVAEKEARDAAKSAPQNPDMADLGLDKRTLNLLTEAGIITASDLLGKLSSDGDEGILAIQGIGRQSLINIKKAMRARGFELPGTEAAE, via the coding sequence ATGAAGGCCGACATCCATCCAAAATGGTATTCAAGTGCCAACGTCGTCTGTGCCTGTGGCAACACGTGGACGACCGGCGCGACAATTCCTGAAATTCGTACTGACATTTGCTCCGCCTGCCATCCGTTCTATACCGGCGAACAGCGCATCGTTGACACTGAAGGTCAGATCGACCGCTTCCTCAAGAAGCTGCAGGTCCGCACCAACCGTGTCGCCGAAAAGGAAGCCCGCGACGCAGCCAAGTCTGCCCCGCAGAATCCGGATATGGCGGACCTCGGTTTGGACAAGCGTACACTCAACCTGCTCACCGAAGCAGGCATCATTACCGCTAGTGACCTGCTCGGCAAGCTGAGCAGTGACGGTGATGAGGGCATTCTCGCCATCCAGGGCATCGGACGCCAGTCGCTGATCAACATCAAGAAGGCGATGCGCGCGCGCGGTTTCGAG
- the rpmA gene encoding 50S ribosomal protein L27, translating to MAHKKGGGSTRNGRDSNAQRLGIKVFGGQYVIPGNIIVRQHGTKFHPGEGVDMGRDYTIFAVTEGYVYFERMRGRGEQKQISVKAENPNKTTAPSGEAAAD from the coding sequence ATGGCACACAAAAAAGGCGGCGGCTCTACTCGTAACGGTCGTGACTCGAATGCACAGCGGCTCGGCATTAAGGTCTTCGGCGGCCAGTACGTGATCCCCGGTAACATCATCGTGCGTCAGCACGGCACCAAATTTCACCCCGGCGAGGGCGTGGATATGGGAAGAGACTACACGATTTTCGCAGTGACCGAAGGGTATGTTTACTTCGAGCGCATGCGCGGTCGTGGCGAGCAGAAGCAGATCAGCGTAAAGGCTGAGAATCCGAATAAGACCACCGCGCCTTCGGGCGAGGCGGCCGCGGACTAA
- the rplU gene encoding 50S ribosomal protein L21: MYAIFRTGGRQFRAEVGQEIDVERLPNPENESFVIDDILLVGDGESTVIGTPKVEGASVKVTVTKQFRGEKVIVFHYRQRTNYRRRAGHRQYYTRLRIDAINV, translated from the coding sequence ATGTACGCCATTTTCCGCACGGGCGGGCGTCAGTTTCGGGCCGAAGTCGGCCAGGAAATCGACGTTGAACGCCTTCCTAATCCAGAGAACGAAAGCTTCGTCATAGATGATATTCTCCTTGTCGGCGACGGGGAAAGTACCGTCATCGGCACGCCGAAGGTTGAAGGTGCATCTGTCAAGGTCACCGTCACCAAGCAGTTCCGCGGCGAAAAGGTCATCGTTTTCCACTACCGCCAGCGCACCAATTATCGTCGCCGGGCCGGCCACCGCCAGTACTACACGCGGCTGCGCATCGACGCAATCAACGTTTAG
- the queA gene encoding tRNA preQ1(34) S-adenosylmethionine ribosyltransferase-isomerase QueA, with the protein MTHISEFDYDLPAELIAQTPVEPRDSSRLMIVNRATHDVEASHHFRDILDMIDPGDVLVLNTTRVIPARLPAIKPTGGAAEVLLLRPLTPTRWEALIGGKNLRVGSVLTFHGAAITAAVVLEKDGPVREIEFSEPPGDHLQSIGETPLPPYIHERVSDPERYQTVYSREQGSAAAPTAGLHFTPELLIGLRDKGVQFAHCMLHIGLDTFQPVKVEQIEQHHIHSERAALSATDAEIINRAKLAGRRIIAVGTTSARTLETAGLVSAGGDPAHPDLTPDACPWRPVSAFNADTRLYITPGYRWRVVDAMITNFHLPKSTLLMMISSFGGHGLIRSAYETAKREHFRFFSFGDAMFII; encoded by the coding sequence ATGACTCACATCTCCGAATTCGATTACGATTTACCCGCTGAACTCATCGCGCAGACCCCAGTTGAACCGCGGGACTCTTCGCGCCTGATGATCGTCAATCGCGCCACCCATGACGTAGAGGCATCCCATCACTTTCGCGACATCCTGGACATGATTGATCCGGGCGACGTGCTCGTACTCAATACGACCCGTGTCATTCCAGCACGGCTGCCTGCCATTAAACCAACCGGCGGTGCGGCCGAAGTCCTCTTGTTGCGGCCGCTTACCCCTACCCGCTGGGAAGCACTGATAGGCGGAAAGAACCTTCGTGTTGGCTCAGTGCTGACCTTCCACGGCGCGGCAATTACCGCCGCGGTTGTGCTTGAGAAAGACGGTCCGGTCCGCGAGATCGAATTTAGTGAGCCTCCTGGCGATCACCTGCAGTCCATCGGCGAAACTCCCCTGCCGCCGTATATTCACGAGCGTGTCTCCGATCCGGAGCGCTACCAGACTGTCTACTCACGGGAGCAGGGTTCTGCGGCGGCCCCGACTGCAGGTCTTCACTTCACGCCTGAACTGCTCATTGGGCTGCGCGACAAAGGCGTGCAGTTTGCGCACTGCATGCTCCACATTGGCCTCGATACGTTCCAGCCGGTTAAGGTCGAGCAGATTGAGCAGCATCACATTCACAGCGAGCGCGCGGCACTATCTGCCACGGATGCCGAGATCATCAACCGTGCCAAGTTGGCTGGGCGCCGGATTATCGCAGTCGGTACCACCAGCGCCCGCACCCTGGAGACGGCTGGACTCGTCAGCGCGGGCGGAGACCCAGCACATCCAGATCTGACCCCCGACGCCTGTCCCTGGCGGCCAGTTTCGGCTTTCAACGCCGATACGCGTCTCTATATCACACCAGGCTACCGTTGGCGCGTGGTCGACGCGATGATTACGAATTTTCATCTTCCGAAGTCGACGCTTCTGATGATGATTTCGAGCTTCGGTGGTCACGGCCTCATCCGCAGCGCTTACGAGACCGCTAAACGCGAACACTTCCGCTTCTTTTCATTCGGCGATGCGATGTTCATCATCTGA
- the ruvB gene encoding Holliday junction branch migration DNA helicase RuvB, which produces MTDERLISGKVKRDERENIALRPQLLKDMVGQDRVRENLKIIIDAAKMRKEPLDHTLFYGPPGLGKTSLAHVISNEMGANIRITAGPSIERAGDLAAILTNLKAGDVLFIDEVHRLGRAVEEILYPAMEDFALDIIIGKGPAAKNVRLRLPRFTVIGATTQLALLAAPLRDRFGARFRLDYYDLQALELIITRAAGMLNVQIAPPGTSEIARRSRGTPRIALRLLRRVRDFAQTRADGIITGPVAGAALELLEIDQLGLDDIDRRMLLAIIEKFGGGPVGLNTVAAAISEDQSTIENVYEPFLIQLGFIARTPRGRVAMPAAYEHLGIPIPQNLPPTPDQPTLL; this is translated from the coding sequence ATGACCGATGAACGCCTGATCAGCGGCAAAGTGAAACGCGATGAACGCGAAAACATCGCTCTGCGTCCGCAACTGCTGAAGGATATGGTTGGCCAGGATCGCGTCCGTGAGAACCTCAAGATCATTATTGATGCGGCTAAGATGCGTAAAGAGCCGCTGGATCACACCTTGTTTTATGGCCCGCCTGGCCTGGGTAAGACCTCGCTCGCCCATGTGATTTCTAATGAGATGGGCGCGAATATCAGGATCACCGCCGGTCCGTCAATCGAACGCGCCGGCGACCTCGCGGCAATCTTGACCAACCTCAAGGCGGGCGACGTCCTTTTCATCGACGAAGTGCATCGCCTTGGCCGTGCCGTTGAGGAAATTCTCTATCCGGCGATGGAGGATTTCGCGCTCGACATCATCATCGGTAAAGGCCCGGCGGCTAAGAATGTGCGCCTGCGTTTGCCGAGGTTTACTGTTATCGGCGCAACTACCCAGCTTGCGCTGCTCGCCGCGCCGCTGCGCGACCGTTTTGGCGCGCGCTTCCGCCTCGATTACTACGACCTGCAGGCGCTCGAACTGATTATTACGCGGGCCGCCGGTATGCTCAATGTTCAGATTGCGCCGCCTGGAACGTCCGAGATCGCGCGCCGTTCCCGTGGGACACCGCGCATCGCGCTTCGCTTACTTCGCCGTGTCCGCGACTTCGCTCAAACCCGTGCCGACGGCATCATTACTGGCCCTGTGGCGGGTGCCGCCCTTGAACTCCTCGAAATCGATCAACTCGGCCTGGACGACATTGATCGCCGCATGCTGCTGGCGATCATCGAGAAGTTCGGTGGCGGACCGGTTGGCCTCAACACTGTCGCAGCGGCCATCAGCGAAGATCAGTCCACCATTGAGAATGTCTATGAGCCATTCCTGATTCAGCTTGGCTTCATCGCCCGCACGCCGCGTGGCCGGGTTGCGATGCCGGCTGCATACGAGCATCTAGGCATACCTATCCCACAGAACTTACCGCCTACGCCCGATCAACCTACACTCCTCTAA
- the upp gene encoding uracil phosphoribosyltransferase has protein sequence MSVLRISDHPLVKHKLTALRDIHTPPRDFRSLVRELAMLLCYEATEDLPLAHREVQTPLTTTEGYRSDEIGVVPILRAGLGMLEGVMALLPNIQVWHIGLRRDEETLQPITYYNRLPNEAHISFCLVLDPMLATGGSAVAAVDLLKRSGVTRIKYMGLIAAPEGVRHLQESHPDVAIHVGALDSHLNEKGYIVPGLGDAGDRQYGT, from the coding sequence ATGTCTGTCCTACGGATTTCCGATCATCCCCTGGTTAAGCATAAACTGACCGCGCTGCGCGACATTCACACCCCTCCGCGTGATTTCCGGAGCCTGGTGAGGGAACTGGCCATGCTGTTGTGCTACGAGGCAACCGAGGACCTGCCGCTGGCGCACCGCGAAGTCCAGACCCCACTGACCACGACCGAAGGGTACCGGAGCGACGAGATTGGCGTCGTTCCTATTCTGCGCGCCGGACTTGGTATGCTGGAGGGGGTCATGGCGCTGCTGCCCAACATTCAAGTCTGGCACATTGGGCTCCGCCGTGACGAAGAGACCTTACAGCCGATCACGTACTACAACCGTCTACCTAACGAAGCGCATATCAGCTTTTGCCTGGTGCTGGACCCCATGTTGGCTACTGGCGGGTCAGCAGTGGCCGCGGTGGACCTGTTAAAGCGTTCAGGGGTCACGCGGATCAAGTATATGGGGTTGATTGCCGCGCCGGAAGGTGTCCGCCACTTGCAGGAATCGCATCCAGACGTTGCGATCCATGTGGGTGCGCTCGACAGCCATCTGAATGAGAAGGGCTATATCGTTCCTGGGCTCGGTGACGCAGGCGACCGGCAGTACGGCACCTAA
- a CDS encoding SidA/IucD/PvdA family monooxygenase, with the protein MTRFIPPFGRPSLALFNAHAAHLIQKFGLDQLRLQARANRLARCGDRWSVETDKGVLHADRVVIAIGLSEQPFWPDWARPFKTSRALRHVFSPDFVRTSIAEGAAAIVVGGGITAAQTALALADRSPGSVVLVRRHDERVFDFDSDVGWMNAMNLRGFAQITDWDQRRRVIRSARHRGSIPSDVAVSLDAAVQAGVLHIVDGEVHSLKEGASLLELTMRSGLTISADHLVLATGYVQSRPGGDLVDCAVNDFGFPTASCGYPTPTPRLEWAPGLYISGPLAELEVGPASRNIVGARMAGQRLIESC; encoded by the coding sequence ATGACCCGTTTTATACCGCCGTTCGGTCGTCCGTCGCTTGCGCTATTTAACGCACATGCTGCTCACCTCATCCAGAAATTCGGACTAGACCAACTCCGGCTTCAGGCCCGCGCCAATCGACTTGCTCGATGCGGCGATCGCTGGAGTGTCGAAACCGACAAGGGCGTACTGCATGCGGATCGTGTCGTAATCGCCATCGGCCTATCCGAACAACCGTTTTGGCCGGACTGGGCGCGTCCATTCAAGACGAGTCGAGCGCTGCGTCATGTCTTTTCGCCTGACTTTGTCCGTACCTCGATCGCCGAAGGTGCAGCCGCAATTGTGGTTGGCGGTGGAATTACAGCAGCCCAAACTGCGCTTGCCCTCGCCGACCGCAGCCCTGGATCAGTGGTCCTTGTCCGCCGGCACGACGAGCGCGTGTTTGACTTTGACTCGGACGTGGGATGGATGAATGCCATGAACCTTCGCGGTTTTGCCCAGATCACCGATTGGGACCAACGCCGGAGGGTTATACGCAGCGCCCGTCATCGGGGGTCTATTCCATCAGATGTTGCTGTCTCGCTAGATGCCGCAGTTCAGGCCGGGGTGCTCCATATTGTTGATGGCGAAGTTCATTCGTTAAAAGAGGGCGCGTCGCTTTTGGAATTGACTATGCGAAGCGGATTAACAATCTCCGCCGATCACCTCGTGCTCGCCACCGGTTATGTTCAGTCAAGACCCGGCGGGGACCTGGTTGACTGTGCCGTGAACGACTTTGGCTTTCCCACTGCATCCTGTGGCTACCCGACGCCAACGCCGCGCCTGGAATGGGCGCCCGGGCTGTATATCAGTGGACCGCTCGCGGAATTGGAGGTTGGCCCCGCCTCACGTAACATCGTTGGCGCTCGCATGGCCGGCCAACGCCTAATCGAGTCGTGCTAG
- a CDS encoding PLP-dependent transferase, producing the protein MVAGQFEDIVEEADRKRKASGGSSTKAVHAGESRRKAHGSLNTPIVQTATYTFSDTADLVDFMESKTWGDGHGREEYGRYGNPTVSAVEQRIAALDGAEDAVMFASGMNAVTTLLLTVLSTGSHIVMTSDCYRRTRQFCLTFLARMGIETSVVECGDYDALEAAIIPRRTRFIVSESPTNPYLRIADLERIKSIAKAHRVLTMIDSTFATPINQRPYEWGIDFVVHSATKYLSGHNDVLAGVVSGRSDRIKALRDSRGVLGGVVDPQNAYLVERGIKTLGVRVRHQNASTQKIAEYLEIHPKIERVWYPGLESHPDHTVAARQMDGFGGVVSFEVKGDLQTTGKFIDTMCIPYIAPSLGGVESLIEQPALMSFYEKTTEERLALGIKDNLVRFAVGIEDTDDLIADLDQALGAIE; encoded by the coding sequence ATGGTCGCAGGGCAATTCGAGGATATTGTGGAAGAAGCGGATCGCAAGCGCAAAGCATCAGGCGGCAGCAGCACGAAGGCCGTGCATGCGGGCGAGTCGCGGCGCAAGGCGCACGGCAGCCTGAACACTCCGATTGTCCAGACCGCAACTTATACGTTCAGCGACACGGCGGATCTGGTCGACTTCATGGAAAGCAAGACTTGGGGCGACGGGCATGGGCGTGAGGAATATGGACGCTATGGGAACCCAACGGTCAGCGCGGTTGAACAGCGAATTGCGGCGCTAGATGGCGCTGAAGACGCGGTAATGTTCGCGTCCGGCATGAATGCCGTGACGACGCTACTGCTCACGGTCTTGTCGACGGGTTCGCATATAGTGATGACCAGCGATTGTTACCGCCGGACGCGCCAATTCTGCCTCACGTTTCTCGCCCGGATGGGAATCGAAACCTCTGTAGTGGAGTGCGGAGACTACGACGCGCTCGAAGCTGCGATCATCCCCCGCCGGACCCGTTTCATCGTGAGCGAATCACCAACCAATCCCTATCTGCGAATCGCCGACCTCGAACGTATCAAGTCAATTGCCAAGGCGCATCGCGTGCTGACTATGATCGACAGCACATTTGCCACGCCGATCAATCAGCGCCCGTACGAGTGGGGTATCGACTTCGTTGTTCACAGCGCGACCAAGTATCTGAGTGGTCATAACGATGTGCTGGCAGGGGTGGTGAGCGGTCGCAGCGACCGCATCAAGGCACTTCGCGACAGCCGCGGCGTACTCGGCGGCGTGGTCGACCCGCAGAACGCCTACCTCGTCGAGCGCGGCATCAAGACGCTTGGGGTGCGTGTCAGGCATCAGAACGCCAGCACGCAGAAGATCGCGGAATACCTGGAAATCCACCCCAAGATCGAACGCGTGTGGTATCCCGGTCTGGAGTCACATCCTGATCATACGGTTGCCGCCCGCCAGATGGATGGTTTTGGCGGCGTCGTGAGCTTTGAGGTCAAAGGTGACCTTCAGACGACCGGTAAGTTTATCGACACGATGTGTATCCCGTACATTGCGCCGAGCCTCGGCGGGGTCGAGAGCCTGATCGAGCAGCCGGCGCTGATGAGTTTCTACGAGAAAACGACTGAGGAGCGGCTCGCGCTGGGTATCAAAGACAACCTCGTGCGGTTTGCCGTGGGCATTGAAGACACCGACGACCTGATTGCAGACCTCGACCAGGCGCTGGGAGCAATAGAGTAA
- a CDS encoding threonine synthase: MDCGRQYPVDTVIYVCEACGGLLDVQHDMDMLRATVSRELFDSRLGSLDAPYNSGVWRYKELVNPDVPADVIVSRPEGNTNMYRSPKLQAWAGVDTLYLKHEGENPTGSFKDRGMTGGLTQARVLGMKRVACASTGNTSASLAAYAAWAGLEGIVFFQNKQVALGKLAQAVAYGATAVRIDADFDKNLELVRQVSEALGIYVLNSVNPFRLEGQKTIMFEAIQQLKWNVPDWIVVPGGNLGNSSSFGKGLYELAQLGIINKLPRIAIIQAEGASPLYHATHEGHGKLVPQKAETIATAIKIGNPVNYAKAIRTLEWTNGVVEKVTDQQIMDAKALIDGTGVGCEPASACSLAGIRKLVDQGIIRKGDSVVGILTGHVLKDPDATIDYHSDHLANILPAHPNRLYESGPSVEELSRILLR, translated from the coding sequence ATGGATTGTGGGCGGCAATACCCAGTTGACACCGTCATTTACGTCTGTGAGGCGTGTGGTGGACTGCTGGATGTACAGCACGACATGGACATGCTTCGGGCAACCGTCAGCCGTGAGCTTTTCGACAGCCGGCTCGGGTCGCTGGACGCCCCATATAATTCTGGGGTCTGGCGCTACAAGGAACTTGTCAATCCCGATGTGCCCGCCGACGTGATCGTTTCCCGCCCCGAGGGTAACACCAATATGTATCGCTCGCCCAAGCTTCAGGCATGGGCTGGCGTCGACACGCTTTATCTCAAACATGAAGGCGAAAACCCGACTGGTTCGTTCAAAGACCGTGGAATGACCGGCGGTCTCACTCAGGCGCGCGTACTGGGCATGAAGCGTGTCGCCTGCGCCTCGACTGGGAACACGTCGGCCTCTTTGGCTGCGTATGCCGCGTGGGCCGGTCTGGAAGGAATCGTCTTCTTCCAGAATAAACAGGTCGCCTTAGGCAAGCTCGCGCAGGCGGTGGCTTACGGCGCAACCGCAGTCCGTATTGATGCCGATTTCGACAAAAATCTCGAGCTCGTGCGGCAAGTTTCGGAAGCCCTCGGCATTTATGTCCTGAACTCCGTCAACCCTTTCCGCCTTGAAGGCCAGAAAACGATCATGTTCGAGGCCATTCAGCAGTTGAAGTGGAATGTGCCGGACTGGATTGTCGTCCCCGGCGGAAACCTAGGGAATTCGTCGTCTTTCGGCAAAGGTCTCTACGAACTTGCCCAGCTCGGAATAATCAATAAGCTGCCGCGTATCGCCATCATTCAGGCGGAAGGCGCCTCGCCGCTTTACCATGCGACGCACGAGGGTCACGGTAAACTCGTCCCACAGAAGGCGGAAACAATCGCCACGGCAATCAAGATCGGCAACCCGGTCAATTACGCCAAGGCCATCCGTACGCTCGAATGGACAAACGGCGTCGTCGAGAAAGTGACCGACCAGCAAATCATGGACGCCAAGGCGCTGATCGACGGCACCGGCGTGGGCTGTGAGCCTGCTTCAGCCTGCTCGCTTGCCGGGATTCGGAAGCTCGTGGATCAGGGGATTATCCGAAAGGGCGACTCGGTGGTCGGCATACTTACCGGACACGTCCTGAAAGACCCGGACGCGACTATTGACTACCACAGCGACCATCTAGCGAACATTCTTCCAGCTCATCCGAACAGGCTGTACGAGAGCGGACCATCGGTCGAGGAACTGTCGCGCATTCTGCTGCGCTGA
- a CDS encoding homoserine kinase — translation MAFARAEAFAPASMGNVGIGFDVLGLAFESPGDVVVAARRPEPGVSIEAIYGDGGRLTLDPAKNSAGVAALATLKLIGTDEGVSLEIHKDLPLASGMGSSAASAVAAAVAVNAVFGSPLQKSELLPACLAGEAAVSGYHADNVAPALLGGITLICGTDADRIYSLPVPSNLVFALVTPNVAVPTVEARAVLPKEIPLKQMIHQTAEVARAVDALYRGDLRALAAAMESDIVVEPARKHLMPGLDACRAAAKGAGALGLVISGAGPTLAAICDSPETAKAVAAVLRGVYAEIGMGCVARVTGVSLDGAGVRALA, via the coding sequence ATGGCATTTGCTAGGGCAGAGGCGTTCGCGCCTGCGAGTATGGGAAACGTCGGTATCGGGTTCGATGTACTGGGGCTGGCATTCGAGAGTCCCGGTGATGTTGTCGTCGCGGCGCGCCGACCTGAACCGGGTGTGTCGATTGAAGCGATTTACGGGGACGGCGGTCGACTTACGCTCGATCCAGCAAAGAATTCAGCCGGTGTCGCGGCGCTGGCCACACTCAAACTGATCGGCACGGATGAAGGCGTTTCTCTTGAGATTCACAAGGACTTGCCGCTCGCAAGCGGAATGGGAAGCAGCGCGGCAAGCGCAGTCGCCGCGGCTGTCGCGGTAAACGCCGTATTCGGCAGTCCGCTGCAGAAATCCGAACTGTTGCCCGCGTGCCTTGCGGGCGAGGCTGCGGTCAGTGGTTATCATGCAGACAACGTGGCGCCTGCACTGTTGGGCGGCATAACGCTGATTTGTGGAACTGATGCTGACCGGATTTACTCGCTGCCAGTGCCGAGCAATCTGGTATTTGCGCTGGTAACGCCGAATGTAGCGGTGCCGACAGTCGAAGCGCGTGCCGTACTCCCGAAGGAGATTCCGCTCAAACAGATGATCCATCAGACCGCCGAGGTCGCCCGTGCAGTTGATGCGTTGTATCGCGGCGACTTGCGCGCATTGGCCGCAGCGATGGAGTCAGACATCGTTGTAGAACCGGCGCGGAAACATCTCATGCCGGGCCTGGACGCATGTCGTGCCGCGGCGAAGGGTGCTGGCGCACTCGGCCTGGTTATCAGCGGGGCAGGGCCGACTCTGGCAGCGATCTGTGATTCGCCCGAAACCGCTAAGGCTGTCGCTGCCGTGCTGCGCGGAGTGTACGCTGAAATCGGTATGGGCTGTGTTGCCCGCGTCACGGGCGTCAGCCTCGATGGGGCAGGGGTGCGCGCCCTAGCCTGA
- a CDS encoding aldehyde dehydrogenase family protein, translated as MADIVKNYIGGQWVMARSGATFETVNPATLEVIASVAKSSAEDVKAAVAAAKEAYQGWRLTPAPRRGEILFKLAHVLTGHKEALSRLMTQEMGKTLAETRGDVQEAIDMAYYMGGEGRRLKGYTAPVEMPNKFGMALRDSVGVVGLITPWNFPVAVPSWKMLPALIAGNTIVWKPSEETPASSALFLESFIEAGVPAGVINLVLGHGDAGAELTIHPDVRILSFTGSTTTGLSVYSKAAALGKKVTLEMGGKNAIIVLDDANLELAVEAITWSAFGTTGQRCTATSRLIVQSGIRPRLAEALVAKARTLKVGNGLHDDVNLGPLVNQKALDKVSSYMSVAQADGATLLTGGGRDTSAGSGYFFQPTLFGDVTATMRIAQEEIFGPVLSMIEVKSLEEAVEVNNNTAYGLSSSIFTENVNKAFQAIRDLTTGIVYINHGTTGAEIQFPFGGTRGTGNGMREAGQAGLDSFTEWKSVYIDFSGRLQRAQIDTDAILSGDM; from the coding sequence ATGGCCGACATTGTTAAGAATTATATCGGTGGTCAGTGGGTTATGGCACGGTCCGGCGCGACATTTGAAACGGTCAATCCGGCCACGTTGGAAGTCATCGCGTCCGTCGCTAAGAGCAGTGCGGAAGATGTCAAAGCAGCCGTCGCGGCCGCAAAAGAGGCGTACCAGGGCTGGCGGCTTACCCCAGCACCGCGCCGCGGCGAGATACTGTTCAAGCTGGCGCATGTCCTGACCGGGCACAAAGAAGCCTTATCGCGCCTGATGACTCAGGAAATGGGTAAGACCCTGGCCGAGACTCGCGGCGACGTTCAGGAAGCCATCGACATGGCCTACTATATGGGCGGCGAGGGACGGCGGCTTAAGGGGTATACTGCGCCGGTTGAGATGCCCAACAAATTCGGTATGGCGCTGCGTGATTCGGTGGGCGTGGTCGGGCTCATCACCCCGTGGAATTTCCCCGTAGCGGTGCCCAGCTGGAAGATGCTACCCGCACTGATCGCTGGAAATACGATTGTCTGGAAACCAAGCGAGGAGACGCCCGCCTCGTCGGCGCTGTTCCTTGAATCGTTCATTGAAGCCGGTGTACCTGCCGGGGTCATCAACCTTGTGCTGGGTCACGGCGATGCCGGTGCCGAATTGACGATCCATCCCGACGTGCGGATTCTATCATTCACCGGCTCGACGACAACCGGTCTTAGTGTCTACAGCAAAGCGGCAGCACTGGGCAAGAAGGTCACGCTTGAAATGGGCGGTAAGAACGCGATTATCGTTCTTGACGACGCGAATCTCGAGCTGGCCGTCGAGGCGATCACTTGGAGCGCGTTTGGCACGACCGGCCAGCGGTGCACCGCCACGAGCCGCCTGATTGTGCAAAGCGGGATCCGGCCCAGGCTGGCCGAAGCCCTGGTTGCCAAGGCACGCACACTCAAGGTTGGCAATGGACTTCACGACGATGTCAACCTGGGGCCGTTGGTCAACCAGAAGGCTCTGGACAAGGTCTCAAGCTATATGAGCGTGGCGCAGGCAGACGGCGCGACACTGCTTACCGGCGGCGGTCGCGATACTAGCGCCGGCTCGGGATACTTCTTCCAACCGACCTTGTTCGGCGATGTAACAGCCACTATGAGAATCGCCCAGGAAGAGATTTTCGGTCCGGTTCTGTCGATGATCGAAGTAAAATCCCTTGAAGAAGCGGTTGAGGTCAACAACAATACGGCTTACGGCCTTTCGAGCAGCATTTTCACTGAAAATGTGAACAAGGCATTCCAAGCGATCCGGGATTTGACAACGGGAATCGTTTACATCAATCACGGCACGACCGGCGCTGAGATTCAATTTCCGTTCGGGGGGACACGCGGCACTGGCAATGGTATGCGCGAGGCAGGGCAGGCCGGGCTCGACAGCTTTACCGAATGGAAGTCGGTCTATATCGACTTCAGCGGCCGGCTGCAGCGCGCGCAGATTGATACGGATGCGATTTTGTCCGGGGACATGTAG
- the iscX gene encoding Fe-S cluster assembly protein IscX produces MTWDASYEIALALAEAHPDIDLDGVGTEQLCTWVLALPDFEDDPELVNEGFLVAILREWYEEFSGI; encoded by the coding sequence CTGACTTGGGATGCATCCTATGAAATTGCGCTTGCTTTGGCGGAGGCGCATCCTGACATCGATCTGGACGGTGTCGGCACCGAGCAGTTGTGCACTTGGGTACTTGCGCTCCCGGATTTCGAAGATGATCCGGAGCTGGTCAATGAGGGATTTCTTGTGGCGATCCTGCGTGAGTGGTATGAGGAGTTCAGCGGTATATGA